The Nematostella vectensis chromosome 11, jaNemVect1.1, whole genome shotgun sequence nucleotide sequence cactaacatctcgaacatcatcatcactaacatcactatcattattattataattatcatctTGATTTGCgctatcatcaacatcaccatcatcactattaccaccaccatcatcatcattatcctcatcacaatcaccatcatcatcattattgtttTCACCATTTTCATCGCTATTTCCGACTCGACTGAAGTCCATTAGGAACCATTAACAACGTTTGAGTTCTCATCATTGCATGAATCATCATCGCTATCATCGTTGAACTGTAACATCAACTCTTCTAGTTACTCCGCCTCGTAAGGTAGATGGTTCCCAGTCTCCCACCGGCCTTATTTATGCTAATCATGCTCGATGGGTTATTCACTTCGATCAACAGGTACGTCAGGTttgtcggggggggggggggatggcaATTGGTATGAGTAAGAGGCTAATACATCTACAGATGCAAGGCACGGACCATTTGATATGTGATGTTTCTTTCTCGCGGCCAGTTTGGTTGCTGAAAAAACAGGCACCAATGTTTGGTTGATTGCTCTTGCCACGTGACAGGCCACTTgacaaaattacaaaaatacACGTTTCACATTCCCGGCCAATCTCCGTTCCTAAGTCACACTCTTTCGGCCATTTTTGAAGGGATTGTATTTGGTCCTCACCTTAACTGATTGGATATTCATCGTGACTTCAGAATTACTttatgtttgatttttttacactGGCTACTCTAAGCAAAACATACAAGCCGTGCTGTGGTATTTCCTGCCAAGTAAACAGGCAGGCTAAATATCCATTAATAAAAGAGCTCAGGCAAGCTGCATATTgcaagagaaagagagagtGAAGACATAAAATTGATTTGAAAGTTGTTACTGCCGTGAGAGTGAAGACAAATAAAATTTATCTGAGAGTTGTTACTGCCGCCAGAATTGAGTATCACATGATATAGGTTGCTGTTGAAAAGTTGGGCTATTATTCTATTTTCTTTAAGTTTGTCCGTCCAAGCAGTAGCAGATTCATCCGAGTGTGGAGTTCAGACGGAATCGAAGTGTACAAATTAGACGTGGCTATCACCAATACGGTTATCTATCCTGCCGGATCAGTCGGCCGAGAGTTGGAGTTTACACTGCCTTACAGCTTTCAAGAGAAACAGACCTACTCCATTACACTGGATCCAGGTTTGTTCTGTTATCTTATGAGTCATGTTTATTGAGCGCATCGTTATTGTCTTTCGCAAAAGATTAAGAAAGAGGATCAAGGCATTAAACAAGAGTGAAAACATAGTTACGCTGAGATTCTTTTATAgcgttttaaatatttcttttaacACCTAAATGTTTGTGATTTGCTCAATCGTTTTAGACAATATAATTAACCATTCATTCATGGACGTCATAACGAATTGAAATGGTGGGGAAAGGTGTGCGCAGTATCTTTAGGAAAAAAGATTTGTCTTTCAGGTGTTGCCAAGGGAGCGACTTATTGTGGGGCAGAGTCTCCAGCCATCAGAGATCACCAATTTTGGAGAGTTACAATTAGTAAGTTATCTCTTCTTTCCATCTCAATTCTCAAATCATCATGATTTTTGTTGTCATCattgtcaccatcatcatgatctTTATTCTCATCATTGTCACCATTGTCTTGATCGTCGCTATCGTCATCGTTAACATCTTTATGATCGACATCGTTActttaacaacaacaataaatttAATTCCCTCATGCAATTTACAAGTTATACAACAAGGGACTGACTGACCAAGTAACTAATAATCCATTCAAAGCATTTGATTCGCCATTTTGATTCATAGCAGTATTTGATTCGCCATTTTGATTCATAGCAGTATTTGATTCGCCATTTTGATTCATAGCAGTATTTGATTCGCAATGTTGATTCATAGCAGTATTTGATTCGCAATGTTGATTCATAGCAGTATTTGATTCGCCATTTTGTTATCCAGGGGATGTCACCGCTCCATCAATCACATTTCTCTCCAGACCCTCTCTAACTAACGCTAACATCACCATTACCTGGCAAGAGAGCGAAGAAGCAACGGCCGTCTGTACCATCATTGCCCCTGACCACGCCTACGTGTCCCCCTGTAACCACACGTGGACTGGGCTCGGGCTCCAGGAGGGAAACTACCGGATTTCCATCATGGCAACCGACCAGGCAGGGAACACTGCCCCTCCAGTCATACACTCGTGGAGAGTTGGTCAGTGCAAGGAAATAGGGGAACCAGTTTTTTTCATGTCAAGATATAAAGCCAGGGAATTTTCTGCGAAAGAATGAAACACCacgaaaacaagaaaacattacGTTTCAGTTGATATTTATATGATCATGCTTCAGTTGATATTTATATGATCATGCTTCAGTTGATATTTATATGATTATgtttcagtttatttttataagatCAAGTTTCAGTCGATCATTATATGATAATGTTTTAGTTGATATTTATATATCCATGTTTAAgttgatattattattattattattattattattattattattattattattattattattattattattattattattattattattattattattattattattattattattatacatATTCGATCGCAGCTGTTAACAGCTGGTAGGTTATGTATCGAGGTCAAGTCGTATCCTACGACCTCAGACCTCGAGCACCTGTCTTAGTAGCCACGCTGATCCGAGGAGAGCTCCTTTCTGGAGTAACTCGATCCTTGTCTTTAAGCCAATCGAACTTAAATGCTTTGTCAAGTTTTTACTGACTGTTCCGAGAGCGCCAACAACGATTGGAACAACACATGTCTTTATGTCCCATAATCGGGCAATTTCTCTTCTTATATCCTGGTATTTCAGGACTTTCTCCTTTTCCTTTTCGCCGACATTAGCATCTCCTGGCACAGCAATATCAATTACTATGCATTCACCTTCTTTTCTGTTCACTATTACGATGTCAGGTCTTCGGGCTTGGATTTCCCTATCTGTTTGGATGGTAACATCCCACAGTATTTTTAGGTCAGGTTTTTCGATGACTGGTAATAGCTCGTGTTCATACCATTTTTCTTTAACCTCAAATCCATGTTCTTTCGCAATTGCCCAGTGCACAATTCTGGCCACGTTGTCGTGTCGGTGTTTATACTGGCTCTGTGCCATCTTGCTACATTCACACAGTAAGTGATTCACCGTTTCATCTTTTAAGCCACACATTCTGCATAAGGGAGATATCTGTCGTTTTTCAATTTTCGCCTTTACTGCATTCGTTCTCAGCGCCTGGTCTTGAGCTGCTGTGATCAGTCCTTCTGTCTCTTTCTTCAAGTTTCCTTTTGTCATCCAGTCCCACGATGACTCATCCCTTATTTCTTCCGTCTGTCTAAGAAACTGACCATGTAATGGCAACATGGCAGTTGGTTTAGGGATCCCGCATCCTTGCCTTATTGGTACCTCCCACTTGCACTTCGCAGTATAATCGACAGTGGTATTAAGCATATTACAAATAGCAAAGGGGAAAGGCTATCGCCTTGAAAAATGCTTCGTTGTATTTTCACTTCTCCCAGAGTTTGTCCACTTGATGTTAGTGTCGTTTTCCAGTTTAGCATGCTGTTGCGCAACAACAATTGGATGTTTGGAGATACGCcagtcattattattattattattattattattattattattattattattattattattattattattattattattattattattattattattattattgttattattatcgtAGACAAAACGCCGCCCACTCCATACATATCACACAAACCACCAAATGTCACGCAATCCTCTTCCGCAACCTTCGCCTTCCGATGCACCGATAAGGACTGGTACAACCCGTCATGCTCTTATGAGTGCGACGTGaagccacagggatcccaaccATCCGGGTATGCGCCTTGCCCTGGCGAGTTTACGGTCGACCGGCTTGTTGATAATACAGTGTATGTGCTTTGGAtcaagtcacgtgatcaggCTGGTAACCTTGCCGCTGTGCTCACCTACACATGGAGAATTGGTAAGTTTTCCCGTGAAACACGGGCTAGAATAGGTAAGGTTTCCGGTGAAAGATGGGCTAGAATAGGTAAGGTTTCCCGTGAAAGATGGGCTAGAATAGGTAAGGTTTCCCGTGAAAGATGGGCTAGAATAGGTAAGGTTTCCCGTGAAAGATGGGCTAGAATAGGTAAGGTTTCCCGTGAAAGATGGGCTAGAATAGGTAAGGTTTCCCGTGAAAGATGGGCTAGAATAGGTAAGGTATCCCGTGAAAGATGGGCTAGAATAGGTAAGGTTTCCCGTGAATGATGGGCTAGAATAGGTAAGGTTTCCGGGGAAAGATGGGCTAGAATAGGTAAGGCTTCCCGTGAAACACGGGCTAGAATAGGTAAGGTTTCCCGTGAAACACGGGCTAGGATAGGTAAGGTTTCCCGTGAATGATGGGCTAGAATAGGTAAGGTTTCCCGTGAAAGATGGGCTAGAATAGGTAAGGCTTCCCATGAAAGATGGGCTAGAATAGGTAAGGTTTCCCGTGAAAGATGGGCTAGAATAGGTAAGGTTTCCCGTGAATGATGGGCTAGAATAGGTAAGGTTTCCGGGGAAAGATGGGCTAGAATAGGTAAGGCTTCCCGTGAAACACGGGCTAGAATAGGTAAGGTTTCCCGTGAAACACGGGCTAGGATAGGTAAGGTTTCCCGTGAATGATGGGCTAGAATAGGTAAGGTTTCCCGTGAAAGATGGGCTAGAATAGGTAAGGCTTCCCATAAAAGATGGGCTAGAATAGGTAAGGTTTTCCGTGAATGATGGGCTCATAAACTGGACTTACTTTCTTTTGTAAGATATTTTACcagattaaaataaatttttaaaaacatttaaacatgttaaaaacatttattttaatctggtaaaatattttacaaaaGAAAGTAAGTCACAGTTTATGAGCCCATCTTTCACGGGAAACATTACCTATTCTAGCCCATCTTTCACGGGAACCTTACCTATTCTAGCCCATCTTTCACCGGAAACCTTACCTATTCTAGCCCATCTTCCACGAAAATTGGCCCCTCGCCCTTTAGacgaaaataattaaataagcttcccccccccctaaaaaatgtaAGGATGATTGAACTGGTGTTAGCACTTACACTAAGTACGAATTTGTGCTTAATGCTTTCAGATCGCTCGCCACCTGTCTTGTCCATCCTTAACACATTAACGGTACCATGCACATCTAACTTGGACCCGTCACGCATCGGACAGCCCACTGTCCGGGACAACGTGGACCCTTCCCCTAGCCTGACCTACTCGGACCAGCCCCTCTCGTCCAACTGTGGGGTCTTACGCACATGGAGCGCTACAGACAGAGCCGGGAACAAggccaggggggtgcaggagATTAGGATCAGTAATCCCACGGCACCAATACTGACATATAACAGGTCAGCAGttatcttccctccccccctctgtTGTGTTCGCTAGACACTATTCCTCCCCCCTCTCTTGTATTCGCTAGACACTATTCCTCCCCCCTCTCTTGTATTTGCTAGACACTATTCCTCCCCCCTCTCTTGTATTTGCTAGACACTATTCCTCCCCCCTCTCTTGTATTTACTAGACACTATTCCTCCCCCTTCTCCAAAACTGCAGGAGATAAAAGGAATTAATTGGTACGCCTGGTATAGTCTTTCCTCGGACTCTCACAGACGTGTAAAACATACCATTTCAACCTTGGAACTTCGTGAGTGTATAGATCCGTGATAACTATAATAATAGGCGAAAGAtggcaatttttattttggccgGACCTACCTCCTTCAAATGATTCAAGTATTTGATTTATTAAGATAAGAGCGTTTTCATTAAGGTAAAGTAATCTTTTAAATGCACATTCTGATTTGAATTAATGTTTGAAAACGAGAGCAAAAAGCCCAGGGAAATACAAGGATGACAGCGAGTAACCACGGTAACTCagtcattattatttttttttttttagaagcaTCATGGTAGCCTGCGAAACGCTTGTTGGAATAGCTCAAGATCTGAGTAAAGAAATTAGCGCATCTCACCCTTGTGGGATGCCTGTGAACATGACGCACACGGACTCAATACCGACCATGCAGTGTGACGTCACATTTACCCGTTACTGGACCATACGGGATCCGTGTGGCTATAACTTAACAGTACCGCAGACTGTTAAAGTCCTCGGGATTCAGCCTCCCGACTACCCCAAGAGTGGACAAGTCAACGTCGACTTGAACCAGGAGCTTTCCTGGCCACAATATCCCGGCGCTGTCCAGTATAAAATATTCATCTGGAAATACCAAACACCGCAACCCTCTACCCCAACCGCGACGACACGATTGAGGGGTTATTCGCCAGGAAGGCGATACCCGCATGGGACAAAAATGCTTTGGAAAGTCGAATATATGACGAGCTCTGGTGCCAAAATTCCTGGACCTGTCTGGGGTTTCGTCACGAGGCATTATAATGATTTTAAAGTCCAGATAGTGACGGTACCACTCGGTGCATTTTCAGGTCAGAGTTTGTCCGTTTCTTGGACCGTGCGGAATATCGGTGGCCATAGCAATGCGGTGTTTGCATGGTATGATGTGGTGTATATTAGTAAAACCACCGAGTTTTCGGATGCCAGAGTATTTACTAGGAAATGGCAACAGAGGATTTTGGAGAGTGGAGATGGGTATACCGACACGGTGACTGGGGTTCTTGGCGACAGTGAGATTGGAGTCTATTATGCGTTTGTCAAGACTTATTCCGCGGTACGTTTTTTTCTAATTCCTGCGATATATCTAGTATGTTGAGAGAGATCCATGCCAACACCccgtcccccctcccccacagccACCACCCTCTACTGCGGAACATCATATCTTGATCAAATATCTCGCAATAGAGATATATTATAGTCCCGAAGTCCTGAATAGTCCTGAAGAATCAACAAATCGAACAAATCTCCCCACTGAGGGAACTGGAAATCCAAGGATGTGAGATCGGTAGGTGGGTGAGGGGTGGTGACATGGCTCATTCTGGATCACCAAATCACAATgttcgactttttcttttatctgTTTTCTTTAGAGCGATGATATTGACCCTTCCAACAACTGGCGTATCAGCTCTGGTTCTGTGAGAGTAGCGCTAACTCCTCCACCGAACCTCAAAGTAGATTCAGTTGCTATTCCACCGACATCTTTCTCAGGTAGGAACCTCACAGTCACGCGAATTTGTTTATCATCATACGAGATCACCCGTAAGAGGACAATATCATGCAAGATCACCCGTAAGTAGACAATATCATACAAGATCACCCGTAAGTAGACAATATCatacaacagcagcaacaaaaGCAACAACACCCACAACAAGCAACAAAAACACCCACaacaagcaacaacaacacccaCAACAAGCAGCAACAACACCCACAACAAGCAACAACACCCACaacaagcaacaacaacacccacaacaagcaacaacaacacccacaacaagcaacaacaacacccaCAACAAGCAACAGCAACACCCACAACAAGCAACAACACCCACaacaagcaacaacaacacccacaacaagcaacaacaacacccaCAACAAGCAGCAACAACACCCACAACAAGCAGCAACAACACCCACaacaagcaacaacaacacccacaacaagcaacaacaacacccacaacaagcaacaacaacacccacaacaagcaacaacaacacccacaacaagcaacaacaacacccacaacaagcaacaacaacacccacaacaagcaaaaacaacacccacaacaagcaacaacaacaataacaggcACATATTTATATTGTTATCCGTGTTTGAAtaaatatgatgatgataaattgCAGAACACCCCAAAAAAGGGAGGTTTGGTGTGAGGGATGCGGAGCCCTCGTGTCTGCTTCATTTGTGCAACACTATCATGTTAACCCACGGAGCCCTCGTGTCTGCTTCATTTGTGCAACACTATCATGTTAACCCACGGAGCCCTCGTGTCTGCTTCCCTTGTGCAACACTATCATGTTAACCCACGGAGTCCTCGTGTCTGCTTCCCTTGTGCAACACTATCATGTTAACCCACGGAGCCCTCGTGTCTGCTTCCCTTGTGCAACACTATCATGTTAACCCACGGAGCCCTCGTGTCTACTTCCCTTGTGCAACACTATCATGTTAACCCACGGAGCCCTCGTGTCTGCTTCACTTGTGCAACACTATCATGTTAACCCACTACAACACAATTTATCAGTAATGTTATTAAACCAGA carries:
- the LOC125573819 gene encoding uncharacterized protein LOC125573819 encodes the protein MCGLKDETVNHLLCECSKMAQSQYKHRHDNVARIVHWAIAKEHGFEVKEKWYEHELLPVIEKPDLKILWDVTIQTDREIQARRPDIVIVNRKEGECIVIDIAVPGDANVGEKEKEKVLKYQDIRREIARLWDIKTCVVPIVVGALGTVSKNLTKHLSSIGLKTRIELLQKGALLGSAWLLRQVLEV